The Cucurbita pepo subsp. pepo cultivar mu-cu-16 unplaced genomic scaffold, ASM280686v2 Cp4.1_scaffold000558, whole genome shotgun sequence sequence NNNNNNNNNNNNNNNNNNNNNNNNNNNNNNNNNNNNNNNNNNNNNNNNNNNNNNNNNNNNNNNNNNNNNNNNNNNNNNNNNNNNNNNNNNNNNNNNNNNNNNNNNNNNNNNNNNNNNNNNNNNNNNNNNNNNNNNNNNNNNNNNNNNNNNNNNNNNNNNNNNNNNNNNNNNNNNNNNNNNNNNNNNNNNNNNNNNNNNNNNNNNNNNNNNNNNNNNNNNNNNNNNNNNNNNNNNNNNNNNNNNNNNNNNNNNNNNNNNNNNNNNNNNNNNNNNNNNNNNNNNNNNNNNNNNNNNNNNNNNNNNNNNNNNNNNNNNNNNNNNNNNNNNNNNNNNNNNNNNNNNNNNNNNNNNNNNNNNNNNNNNNNNNNNNNNNNNNNNNNNNNNNNNNNNNNNNNNNNNNNNNNNNNNNNNNNNNNNNNNNNNNNNNNNNNNNNNNNNNNNNNNNNNNNNNNNNNNNNNNNNNNNNNNNNNNNNNNNNNNNNNNNNNNNNNNNNNNNNNNNNNNNNNNNNNNNNNNNNNNNNNNNNNNNNNNNNNNNNNNNNNNNNNNNNNNNNNNNNNNNNNNNNNNNNNNNNNNNNNNNNNNNNNNNNNNNNNNNNNNNNNNNNNNNNNNNNNNNNNNNNNNNNNNNNNNNNNNNNNNNNNNNNNNNNNNNNNNNNNNNNNNNNNNNNNNNNNNNNNNNNNNNNNNNNNNNNNNNNNNNNNNNNNNNNNNNNNNNNNNNNNNNNNNNNNNNNNNNNNNNNNNNNNNNNNNNNNNNNNNNNNNNNNNNNNNNNNNNNNNNNNNNNNNNNNNNNNNNNNNNNNNNNNNNNNNNNNNNNNNNNNNNNNNNNNNNNNNNNNNNNNNNNNNNNNNNNNNNNNNNNNNNNNNNNNNNNNNNNNNNNNNNNNNNNNNNNNNNNNNNNNNNNNNNNNNNNNNNNNNNNNNNNNNNNNNNNNNNNNNNNNNNNNNNNNNNNNNNNNNNNNNNNNNNNNNNNNNNNNNNNNNNNNNNNNNNNNNNNNNNNNNNNNNNNNNNNNNNNNNNNNNNNNNNNNNNNNNNNNNNNNNNNNNNNNNNNNNNNNNNNNNNNNNNNNNNNNNNNNNNNNNNNNNNNNNNNNNNNNNNNNNNNNNNNNNNNNNNNNNNNNNNNNNNNNNNNNNNNNNNNNNNNNNNNNNNNNNNNNNNNNNNNNNNNNNNNNNNNNNNNNNNNNNNNNNNNNNNNNNNNNNNNNNNNNNNNNNNNNNNNNNNNNNNNNNNNNNNNNNNNNNNNNNNNNNNNNNNNNNNNNNNNNNNNNNNNNNNNNNNNNNNNNNNNNNNNNNNNNNNNNNNNNNNNNNNNNNNNNNNNNNNNNNNNNNNNNNNNNNNNNNNNNNNNNNNNNNNNNNNNNNNNNNNNNNNNNNNNNNNNNNNNNNNNNNNNNNNNNNNNNNNNNNNNNNNNNNNNNNNNNNNNNNNNNNNNNNNNNNNNNNNNNNNNNNNNNNNNNNNNNNNNNNNNNNNNNNNNNNNNNNNNNNNNNNNNNNNNNNNNNNNNNNNNNNNNNNNNNNNNNNNNNNNNNNNNNNNNNNNNNNNNNNNNNNNNNNNNNNNNNNNNNNNNNNNNNNNNNNNNNNNNNNNNNNNNNNNNNNNNNNNNNNNNNNNNNNNNNNNNNNNNNNNNNNNNNNNTTCTACACAAACTGCACGGAAAACAACTAAGTGcaataaattttcaagaggTTATTAAACGTAAGAAGATAATTACCAGTTGCAAACAACACGACATCTGCTAACAACTCCTCACCATGATCCGTGATAACTTTTATGCCGTTCTCTGATTTTATCAACTGAGATGACAGAAAATTGGGACCGGTATTATCAAAATGTTTAAATACATACAATGGAAACATTTGAAATAGGTTAAAAGAGGGAAAATCATGGAAAATACTTCTGTCAAATTTGTTCTTGGGTGCATATTAATTCCTCTGCCTTCCAGATTCCTTGCAACCACTGCTctcatttcatcatcaaaacCTCTGAAAAATAACGTTTTTAGTTATAACATCCAAGACCAGTAgtataacataataaaaacaCCAGCACATAGCAACCGATAATATCAGGATGCATACACACTGggtcatatttttttatcttttttcttttctgttattattatttttattttatttttttggaccCGTGATTTGATGTCTTCGTTAACAAATGGTCCAGAAGAGTAAAGGGTCAGTGGCTATTAGAGTTGCAGAAGATATTAGCAACTATAGCACCGCATCATACAGTTTCTATAATCTGTATCCAGTATCAGGCAGTTTGATCCTTCGAAAATCATTGAAAGGATAAAAGAGCATAGGATAAGATATTATACCCCAGTGGAAGTTCCCTTCTGAAACATAGTTCAACCTTAGCACCCATACCATTCCAGATTGAAGCAAATTCAACAGCAATGTACCTAATAACAGAAAAAGACTTATGATCCTCAATCATGAAGCCCGAAGCAGATGTGCCAATAAAATAGAGAGAACGCACCCTCCTCCAAGCACCACAACACGCTTAGGCAACTCCTCCAAACTCAAAGCCTCATCAGATGTTATCCCCAACTCCTAGAAATTTGCAAACATACAGTAAGAGGagaataataaaagtaaagatTGGGCCTTTAGAATTGCATTAGATGAACCAAACGTTTTCCAAAAGTAAGCCAAAGAAAATGTACCAGACAAAAGAAGTGCATCAAGTCCTTACAAATTTGACATGCTAAAGCAAAGACAACCATcattcatgaaaataaaatgttcaCACGATGGTTTAAGTCCACAAAACTACATCCGGAAAATTTTAGTTACAAAAGATGAAGCTAATCATGAAGAATCAatgacaaagaaaaggaataaattgAATTGTATATCCATACTCAAAGCTCCTCAATTGATAGCACAACGTTATTCAGCATCCATATTGAGCTGAGCCATTTTCTTACGGGGAGCTTTTGAGAACTTCAAGTCATATTATGATTTCAAGACAAAGTTCAGCAAGAAGACTATCAAAAGTAGCACAAACGTTTTCAATTAGCATTACGATTCCATGTTTATGAACACCTGGGTACACTGAAAGCGCACTTCATAACCTAGAACCACAATCATGTGAATATAGTAATGTCCAACAAAATCCCGAGCACTTTACTGAATTCAATTCTTCAGAACTTTAAATCACTGTTTATGTGCCCAACTTTCTAACTTATGATCAACATGACCATGCAACTTCTCAACACCCTCGAGACTTTTAGTATGTAATGTACATGAGAATACGAGGAAGCTTGGAACGAATCAAAGCCCAATCAGAACACAATTCCTCTGTGATTTCAAATAGAAAGCAGTAAGGCCAATATAAAAtatgtgaaaaataaaataaaataaaaaacatacaGAATTTCAGTTCTCCTAGGAATTAACACTTCTTATAgtgaaaatattgttttttttaagaaaaaaaaatgttggcacagattaaaggaagaaagaaggaaaaagaagaagaagaagaagaatgctaCCTTCCCAGGAATATCAGGAATGACAGCTCTACTGCCAGTCGCAATCAGAATGTGCTTTGCTGAATAGCCTATTTTGGTACCATCAAGTTGTGTCACCTCAACTTCATGTGGACCAACAATCTTTCCCTCTCCTTCATACATTTTTACTCCCGACTTAGTCAGTAAACGCTTGTAAATTCCATTTAATCGTACTATCTCATCTGTCTACAATTCAAAAGATAACAAAAGTATATGCCTCAATATTAGACAAGAAAATCTGatatcaaataaaacaaaattaaggaCATAATGACAATTCTTCGCTAATTCCTGGAAGTATTACTATGGATAACAAAAATGGTGCCAGAAGAAATGATAAATTGGTCATATCTGAGAAGTGTACTAAAACAACTAAATTTGACTTTCCAACATTGAATTTGACAATTTGGATTAAATGCTACATTCTCAAAACATCTTACGAAATACGAAGATCAAATGCACAACTCCAACTCCTAGTTTTGCACGTTAGGATTAACCACTTTCTTCTATTCACCAACCAATAGgtttcaaaaaggaaaattccaaaaagagACATACTGAATTGGGTAAAAACTACAGGCAGGTAGGTGACAGAAGAAACAAATCAGGAGCTATAATTACTTTCCTTGAACTGGGGAGGACCACTGCCCCTCTTCGCATCAGACTGCACTATTGGTAATTTTCGCTTAAATCATGGAAATAACTTAGAGAGTTTATTGCAAATATAATTTAGTCTCACTGTATTAGAGCAGATTTACAGCATTCCTTGCCCTAACAGTGTGACACACAATTACCAGCAGAGTTATTATTGCAACCTTCGGAGAATCTCTTACAACTAGCTACAGCCCAACTTTTTATATACTTATACCCAAGAAATCtaatcaaaatgaattatgTACTTCACAGAAAAATCAAGCTCTATAAAGTTAGTTCTGAAATTGATCAGAGGTAACATGCAAAACATTAAAGTGCAAGAAACAcaccttctttttcaaaagcttcttccAATCAAAATCCACTTTCTCATGCACATCCCAACCATAACTTCGAGCATCCTACACAAACAACACAGGATAAATACAGAACTTTTTTCACAATATTCATGTCCACAGAACAAGATTACTAATAACTTCAAAATGACTCTTTAAATGCAGCCTACAATCATATCTCACTCTAAGAAATACTAAAGCTAGCATGCATGCTGGAGGCTGAGGACTAACGGTCAAATTCAAGTTAAAACCACCGGTGCTTCACGGTTGGGGGGAAGGTGTTCCAAAGTGAAAATATACCAATATTGCTGCTTAACGAAAACTAATGAACTCTGTTGCATTCtcgtaaaaataaaagttatagACATTACATTCTACTAACCTGAAGCTCAGGACCAAAAGTTGCCCCATACATCAGAATCTTTTTGGGAACACAACCACGAATAACACACCTGAATTCCAGAATAAGagataaaatatgataaagaATGTTCAGTAACCTCTacattaaatttgtaaaaacaattaaaaataataattgagagCTTTGAAGGACAACTTACGTTCCGCCAATTCCTCCAATTACTTCTGAGCTGATTGGATCGAATGGAAGCTCACAGATGCCAACCTtcaaacatattttcaaatgtaATAAGCAAAATGTTAAGCAACCGATTCTTTGAAGAAAATACCAGATGAGAATAACAGTTGACAGAAAAAAACATAGGCTTAACAACATCAATGCTAAAAGCTGTACAGATAGCTAGAAATAAATCATCGATATacatatgaaaaataaaataattcaaccaTCAAAATCTATTTAAGCCGATATATGAAACCTTCGCTCCATGACTAGCTGAAAATCTACTAGCACGAACACCACCACTTCCTGCTCCAATAACAAATAAATCGAAGTCGTAGCGTTCCTCCGCTTCAGCCGGATGGCTCAGTTCCCCATCTATGAGCATCTTCCTCGACATAGCTGATGAATATTCGAGCTAAAACTGCGGTAAACAGAAATTCACCAAATagacaaacaacaaacaatcAAACGATAGAGCTGAATGCATTTAGACGCAAGGAACTCGCAAACGATATGCCTTCAAATGAAGAACTAACGATTTGTTATTAGAGAAACAAAAGTCAAATTAAAATTCCTAATCCGCCGTCGCCACTAATCAGAAGTACATAAGAAAAATCAACAGTCAACCTGGCGAGtacatataaaaatagaagaacCAAAGAAATTCACGAATCTTAGCTCATCCAAACGCTACTAACACACAAGAACAGTCAATCAACGCATCAAACATTCAAACTCCATGCCTCAACAACCAAGATCTCTGACACTGACCATAAAACCTTCggtattaaaagaaaatcaaacaaaaaaacaaaaatcaccaAGCATTCACTTCTCAAGTTAAAACAAATAAGCAGGCAACCAAAACCTCCAGGGACATATATTTCTATCATTTTCCACTTCCACTTCCATCATTTTCTTagcaaagaaacagaaaatagCAACAGAATCTACCTCGATGAAGTTGATGGCTGCAAGAGGAGAAACTCTAGGGCTTcaacagagaagaaaggagaaaacGACGGCTCGAAAGCCGAGCGATGATTGGCTGTATTTATATGTACCGAGCTGTGACTCAGTGAGAACGATGGAGACCgcgaagagaaaaaaatctgCCAAATGCCGTGCGGCTACCCGGCATCTTCGTTCCAGTTATTTTATATCCATCGGATGATGACGTGTCGCCGTTTTAACCGTCGCTTACTGGCGCCGTAAACCCAGTAATTTTGTCCGCATCActttttccaactttttttcccctcaaatctatttttctatttaattttatttttaaaaatactaataaataCTCTGTAAATTTttagctttaattttaaattttaattctttttgctTTATAATATTcggaatttttaattttacttcatATATCtatacaataattaaatatctataattctataaatttaatatttactctataggttattttaaagaatcctttaccaaaatctaaaaattacagcaaggtaattaaattttcacccaaaattttcacccaaatctaaatatttttacctttATACACAAAAGTTCtataattctataaatttaatatttactttataggttattttaaaaaatccatgaccaaaatctaaaaattacagcaaggtaattaaattttcacccaaatctaaatatttataccTTTATACACAAAAGTTNNNNNNNNNNNNNNNNNNNNNNNNNNNNNNNNNNNNNNNNNNNNNNNNNNNNNNNNNNNNNNNNNNNNNNNNNNNNNNNNNNN is a genomic window containing:
- the LOC111785551 gene encoding glutathione reductase, cytosolic-like → MSRKMLIDGELSHPAEAEERYDFDLFVIGAGSGGVRASRFSASHGAKVGICELPFDPISSEVIGGIGGTCVIRGCVPKKILMYGATFGPELQDARSYGWDVHEKVDFDWKKLLKKKTDEIVRLNGIYKRLLTKSGVKMYEGEGKIVGPHEVEVTQLDGTKIGYSAKHILIATGSRAVIPDIPGKELGITSDEALSLEELPKRVVVLGGGYIAVEFASIWNGMGAKVELCFRRELPLGGFDDEMRAVVARNLEGRGINMHPRTNLTELIKSENGIKVITDHGEELLADVVLFATGNYLLTFNNLLKIYCT